TTGTGCTGGCGACGGCGGGCGGCATGCTCTCGACCGTCCTGATGATGCCGTTGGTGAATTTTATCGGCGGCGAAGACAAAGCTTTTGGCTTCCAGGGCGGCATCGCGGTGCTCTCGGTGATCGCTTTCCTGATGCTGGCTTTCTGTTTCTTCACCACCAAGGAACGCGTCGAAGCACCGCCTGCGTCCACCTCAATGCGTGAAGACCTGCGCGATATCTGGCGCAACGATCAGTGGCGCGTGGTTGGCCTGCTGACCATCCTGAACATCCTCGCGGTCTGCGTTCGCGGCGGCGCGATGATGTATTACACCACCTGGATCATGGGGTCCGCTGCGCTGTTTACTGTGTTCCTGACCACCTACTGCGTCGGCAACCTAATCGGCTCGGCGCTGGCGAAGCCGCTCACCGACTGGAAATGCAAAGTCAGCGTCTTTTGGTGGACCAACGCCATTCTGGCAGTGCTGAGCGTGGCGATGTTCTTCGTACCGATGGACGCCGAAATCACCATGTTCGCCTTTATCTTCGTGATTGGCGTGCTGCACCAACTGGTGACGCCGATTCAGTGGGTGATGATGTCCGACACCGTCGACTATGGCGAATGGTGCAACGGCAAACGCCTGACCGGCATCAGCTTCGCGGGCACCCTGTTCGTGCTCAAGCTGGGCCTGGCGCTGGGCGGCGCGCTGATTGGCTGGATGCTGGCCGGTGGCGGTTACGACGCCGCAGCCAAAACCCAGAACAGCGCCACCATCACCATCATCACCTCATTGTTTACCCTCGCTCCGGCGGCTTGTTACCTGCTGAGCGCGGTTATTGCTAAACGCTACTACACCCTGAAAACGCCGTTCCTGAAAAACATGATGGCGGAACTGGCTCAGGGCGCGCGTCGCAACGAACACGACTTCACTTCAGCGCCGACAGGCAAAGAATTGCAAAACTAAGAGGAAGCTATTGATGAAAATCAGTGATGGAAACTGGCTTATCCAACCAGGGCTCAATCTGATCCAACCCGTGCAGGTGTACGAGGTTGAGCAGCAGGGTAACGAAATGGTGGTCTATGTCGCGTCGCGCGAGGTCCGTGAGCGTGCCGCTCAACTGGATACCCCGCTGTTTACCGTGCGCTTCTTCTCCCCGCAGGAAGGGGTGATCGGCGTGCGCATGGAGCACTTTCAGGGTGCGCTGAACAACGGCCCGCACTATCCGCTGAACGTCCTGAAAGACGTGAAGGTAGAGATTCAGAATGGCGCTGAAGTTGCTGAGCTGAAGAGCGGTAACCTGACTGCCCGCGTGACCAAAGGTGACTTCTGGTCGCTGGATTTCCTGCGTGACGGCGTGCGTATCACCGGTAGCCAGCTGAAAAACGACGGCTATGTGCAGGATACGAACACTAATCGCAACTACATGTTCGAGCGCCTGGATCTTGGCGTCGGCGACACTGTTTACGGCCTCGGCGAGCGCTTTACCGCACTGGTGCGCAACGGTCAGACGGTCGATACCTGGAACGAAGATGGCGGTACCAGTACCGAACAGTCGTACAAAAATATCCCGTTCTATCTGACTAACCGCGGTTACGGCGTGCTGGTTAATCATCCCGAGCGCGTCTCTTTCGAAATCGGCTCCGAGAAAGTCTCTAAGGTGCAGTTCAGCGTCGAAGGCGAGCATCTGGAATACTTCGTGATCGACGGCCCGACCCCGAAAGAGGTGCTGAACCGCTATACCCAGTTCACCGGACGTCCGGCGCTGCCGCCAGCCTGGTCTTTCGGTCTGTGGCTGACCACCTCGTTCACCACCAACTACGACGAAGCGACGGTTAACAGCTTTATTGATGGTATGGCGGAGCGCGATCTGCCGCTGCACGTGTTCCATTTCGACTGCTTCTGGATGAAGGCCTTCCAGTGGTGCGATTTTGAGTGGGATCCGCTCACGTTCCCTGACCCGGAAGGCATGATTAAGCGTCTGAAGGATAAAGGTCTGAAGGTCTGCGTGTGGATCAACCCGTATATCGGCCAGCGTTCGCCGGTATTTAAAGAGCTGCACGAGAAAGGCTACCTGTTGAAACGTCCGGACGGTTCGCTGTGGCAGTGGGATAAATGGCAGCCGGGCCTGGCGATTTATGACTTCACTAATCCGGAAGCCTGCGAGTGGTATGCCAACAAGCTGAAAGGCCTGGTGGATATCGGTGTTGACTGCTTCAAGACCGACTTCGGCGAGCGCATTCCGACCGACGTGCAGTGGTTTGACGGCTCCGACCCGCAGAAAATGCACAACCACTACGCCTTCATCTATAACGAGCTAGTGTGGAACGTGCTGAAAGAGACCGTTGGCGAGAAAGAAGCGGTGCTGTTCGCCCGTTCCGCCTCGGTGGGCGCGCAACAGTTCCCGGTGCACTGGGGCGGCGACTGCTACGCTAACTACGAATCCATGGCGGAAAGCCTGCGCGGCGGCCTGTCGATCGGGATGTCCGGCTTTGGTTTCTGGAGCCACGATATCGGCGGTTTCGAAAACACCGCGCCTGCTCACGTCTACAAGCGCTGGTGCGCCTTCGGCCTGCTATCGAGCCACAGCCGTCTGCACGGCAGCAAATCCTATCGTGTGCCGTGGGCTTACGATGATGAGTCCTGCGACGTAGTACGTCACTTCACGCAGCTGAAATGCCGCATGATGCCGTATCTGTATCGTCAGGCGGCGCTGGCCAACGAGTTCGGTACGCCGATGCTGCGCTCTATGATGCTGGAGTTCCCGCACGACCCGGCCTGTGACTATCTGGATCGTCAGTACATGCTGGGTGATTCCGTGCTGGTCGCACCGGTGTTTAGCGAAGCGGGCGATGTGCAGTTCTACCTGCCGGAAGGCCGCTGGACGCACTTGTGGCATAACGACGAAGCGCAGGGCAGCCGCTGGCATAAGCAGAATTACGATGTGCTGAGCCTGCCAGTTTACGTGCGCGACAACACCCTGCTGGCGCTGGGCAACAACGACCAGAAGCCAGATTACGCGTGGAACGAAGGCACCGCTTTCCAGCTGTTCAACCTCGACGATGGCCGCGAAGCCGTCTGCCAGGTTCCGGCAGCGGACGGTTCGGTGGTCTTCACGCTGAAGGCGAAACGTCAGGGCAACACCATTACCGTCAGCGGTGAAGGCGACGCCAGCGGCTGGACGCTGTGTCTGCGCAATATCCCGCAGGTTGCGGGCGTGCAGGGCGGCGCTCAGGCGGGTAGCGAGCTGGGTGCGGTTGTCACCGCGCAGGGCAACGCGCTGACGATTACGCTGTAAGGTTTTTCTATCCCGAAGCACGGGTTCGCAGCCATCTGCGGACCCGTAGCCGTTTCAGTTTATCCTTCCCGGTGGCGCTGCGCTGACCGTATATGGACACCTCCCGTGATGCAAGCTATTTTTTGTGTGAGTCACCAGGGTAAGTTGCGTTCGTATATCCGGCCTCTCGTTCGGTACCGTCGTACCCGGGCCATGATGTGTTCTGCGCACCTGCTTCCTTTCGGGCTATCGGCTTTGCTTCGCAGGGAGCCTTCGGACAGGCCGGATTTCTCAGGTGCTGGTCTTACCGGTTACTCATCACGCTAAATCGCTTCGCAATCTCACGACAGGGTTACTGCTCTTTTTACTGCATGGCTCACGGGGCGTCGGTTAACCGGCGACCCGTGAGCCATGGTAATCTTCTCCGCGACTCATCACCGCCCACGCTATCCGCACATTCTTGTTCGCCAGCGCCACCGTCGCGATATTCCGGTTCCGTCTTTCCGCCACCGACTGCAGCCACTGGCTCCGCCGGTCTTCTTTGCCTGCACATGTCTTCAGAACTGACCGTGCCCCGTGGATGACCAGCGTACGCAGGTAGCTGTCACCCCGCTTGCTGATATGCCCCAGCTGCTGCTTACCGCCGCTTGAGTGCTGCCGGGGAACCAGCCCCACATAAGCCGCCATCTCCCGACCGTTCTTAAACTGCGTCGCGTCACCCAACAACGCCACCATCGCGCTGGCGGTTATCACGCCGATACCTTCTATTTTCATCAGCCGCTGGATGCAGATATCTTCCCGCGCCGCCTCTGCGAGCCGCCGGTCATGCCCCGCCACCCGGTCATCCAGCATCCGCAGCTCTTCGGCCAGCTCGCACAGCAGGCGCATAAACCGGTCATCCCACTGCTCCTGCTGTGACAGTATCTCCGGCAGCGCCTTACGCAACTGGCTGATGCCGACCGGCAGCACCACGCCGAATTCGCCCAGAAAGCCCCGTATCTCGTTGCACAGCGCCGTGCGGCTTTTTATCACTCTGGCCCGCACGCGATGCTCCGCCTGAAGGGTCTGCTGGCGCTCTGTCTTAACCGCGACGAAGCGCATGGCGGGGCGGCTGATGGCTTCACAGATGGCTTCGGCATCGTTGGCATCATTCTTGTTGCCTTTGAGGTAAGGCTTGACGAATTTCGGGGGAATAATGCGCACGGTATGCCCCATGCGGGTGAGTTCGCGGGACCAGTAGTGGGATGATGCGCAGGCTTCAATCCCGATGGTGCAGGGAGCCAGCTGAGAGAAATAAGCGTGCATGTGGGCGCGGCGGAGAGATTTCCGCACGACGACATGTTCATGGTGATCCACAGCATGGATCTGAAAGACATTTTTTGCCAGGTCAAGACCGATACGTTTAATATTCATGGTGGACACCTCCTCCTGTGGACTGCAGGTAACACTTCCAGTCTGGCACGTTCTGATGCCGTAAGGTGGGAGGTGTCCATCACATCGGGCTACGGGTTCACAGCCGTCTGCGGGCTGGTAGCCCGGACAGGCGCGTCAAGCGCCGCCTCCGGGGATGCACTAAGAACCTATCCCATTAGGACTATTTTGCTTGCCATTTTGAACCTGGGCAGTGCTCAGAATCCTCACGTACTACATGTACGCTCCGGTTCTTGCGCGCTGTCCGTGTTCAAACTGCCTGCGCCAATAACGCCTACTGGGATAGGCTCTAAAGCTAAAGGCGATTAAATATCCCCTGGTATATTCTTGCGGTAAATTGAGATCGCTATCACGTATATTTCTTTCTGAAATGTGATCTGAATTATAATTATTCCTTAATACCTCTTCTCGTTTTATTTCTGTCCGGATGTCCGGACACGATTTAGTATTGTTGTTTACTCCCCACCTCCTTATATTTATCCTCAATGATTTATGTAGAGCTCGCGTCGTATCGCGATGTCTGCCTGGCATTAATCTGCTATGCAAAAAGGGTAAATAATGCAAATGATTACCTCACGACAGAACAGATTATTGAAATTTCTCCTGCCCCGGAGAGAATACGTTACGTTAATGAAAATCGCTGAATATTTAAATGTTTCAGAAAAAACGGTTCAGCGCGATTTACGTTTTTTACAGCAGTGGCTCTCTGAGTGGAAAATTACTATCGATAAGCGCTCAGGTACTGGCGTGATGTTAATCGCTGATAATGTCACCGACCTGCTGCAATTAGACCAATTACTCAGTAATGAGGGCGAAGATAGCGATGTGATGATGAATAACTCCCGGCGAGTGAAAATCGCCGCTCAGTTATTAAGCGACACGCCGCTGGAAACCTCAATTAATAAACTATCGGAGCGCTA
This Klebsiella sp. RHBSTW-00484 DNA region includes the following protein-coding sequences:
- a CDS encoding glycoside-pentoside-hexuronide family transporter, whose translation is MKNHILSVKEKIGYGMGDAASHIIFDNVMLYMMFFYTDIFGIPAGYVGTMFLLARALDAISDPCMGLLADRTRSRWGKFRPWILFGAIPFGLVCVLAYSTPDLSHNGKLIYAAVTYTLLTLLYTVVNIPYCALGGVITDNPTQRISLQSWRFVLATAGGMLSTVLMMPLVNFIGGEDKAFGFQGGIAVLSVIAFLMLAFCFFTTKERVEAPPASTSMREDLRDIWRNDQWRVVGLLTILNILAVCVRGGAMMYYTTWIMGSAALFTVFLTTYCVGNLIGSALAKPLTDWKCKVSVFWWTNAILAVLSVAMFFVPMDAEITMFAFIFVIGVLHQLVTPIQWVMMSDTVDYGEWCNGKRLTGISFAGTLFVLKLGLALGGALIGWMLAGGGYDAAAKTQNSATITIITSLFTLAPAACYLLSAVIAKRYYTLKTPFLKNMMAELAQGARRNEHDFTSAPTGKELQN
- the yicI gene encoding alpha-xylosidase — its product is MKISDGNWLIQPGLNLIQPVQVYEVEQQGNEMVVYVASREVRERAAQLDTPLFTVRFFSPQEGVIGVRMEHFQGALNNGPHYPLNVLKDVKVEIQNGAEVAELKSGNLTARVTKGDFWSLDFLRDGVRITGSQLKNDGYVQDTNTNRNYMFERLDLGVGDTVYGLGERFTALVRNGQTVDTWNEDGGTSTEQSYKNIPFYLTNRGYGVLVNHPERVSFEIGSEKVSKVQFSVEGEHLEYFVIDGPTPKEVLNRYTQFTGRPALPPAWSFGLWLTTSFTTNYDEATVNSFIDGMAERDLPLHVFHFDCFWMKAFQWCDFEWDPLTFPDPEGMIKRLKDKGLKVCVWINPYIGQRSPVFKELHEKGYLLKRPDGSLWQWDKWQPGLAIYDFTNPEACEWYANKLKGLVDIGVDCFKTDFGERIPTDVQWFDGSDPQKMHNHYAFIYNELVWNVLKETVGEKEAVLFARSASVGAQQFPVHWGGDCYANYESMAESLRGGLSIGMSGFGFWSHDIGGFENTAPAHVYKRWCAFGLLSSHSRLHGSKSYRVPWAYDDESCDVVRHFTQLKCRMMPYLYRQAALANEFGTPMLRSMMLEFPHDPACDYLDRQYMLGDSVLVAPVFSEAGDVQFYLPEGRWTHLWHNDEAQGSRWHKQNYDVLSLPVYVRDNTLLALGNNDQKPDYAWNEGTAFQLFNLDDGREAVCQVPAADGSVVFTLKAKRQGNTITVSGEGDASGWTLCLRNIPQVAGVQGGAQAGSELGAVVTAQGNALTITL
- a CDS encoding IS110 family transposase, with translation MNIKRIGLDLAKNVFQIHAVDHHEHVVVRKSLRRAHMHAYFSQLAPCTIGIEACASSHYWSRELTRMGHTVRIIPPKFVKPYLKGNKNDANDAEAICEAISRPAMRFVAVKTERQQTLQAEHRVRARVIKSRTALCNEIRGFLGEFGVVLPVGISQLRKALPEILSQQEQWDDRFMRLLCELAEELRMLDDRVAGHDRRLAEAAREDICIQRLMKIEGIGVITASAMVALLGDATQFKNGREMAAYVGLVPRQHSSGGKQQLGHISKRGDSYLRTLVIHGARSVLKTCAGKEDRRSQWLQSVAERRNRNIATVALANKNVRIAWAVMSRGEDYHGSRVAG